From a region of the Saccharomyces cerevisiae S288C chromosome IX, complete sequence genome:
- the NEO1 gene encoding aminophospholipid-translocating P4-type ATPase NEO1 (Phospholipid translocase (flippase); involved in generating phospholipid asymmetry in plasma membrane; involved in endocytosis, vacuolar biogenesis and Golgi-to-ER vesicle-mediated transport; localizes to endosomes and Golgi apparatus; targeted to vacuole via AP-3 pathway) translates to MPNPPSFKSHKQNLFNSNNNQHANSVDSFDLHLDDSFDAALDSLQINNNPEPLSKHNTVGDRESFEMRTVDDLDNFSNHSSDSHRKSSNTDTHPLMYDNRLSQDDNFKFTNIASSPPSSSNNIFSKALSYLKVSNTKNWSKFGSPIELSDQHIEREIHPDTTPVYDRNRYVSNELSNAKYNAVTFVPTLLYEQFKFFYNLYFLVVALSQAVPALRIGYLSSYIVPLAFVLTVTMAKEAIDDIQRRRRDRESNNELYHVITRNRSIPSKDLKVGDLIKVHKGDRIPADLVLLQSSEPSGESFIKTDQLDGETDWKLRVACPLTQNLSENDLINRISITASAPEKSIHKFLGKVTYKDSTSNPLSVDNTLWANTVLASSGFCIACVVYTGRDTRQAMNTTTAKVKTGLLELEINSISKILCACVFALSILLVAFAGFHNDDWYIDILRYLILFSTIIPVSLRVNLDLAKSVYAHQIEHDKTIPETIVRTSTIPEDLGRIEYLLSDKTGTLTQNDMQLKKIHLGTVSYTSETLDIVSDYVQSLVSSKNDSLNNSKVALSTTRKDMSFRVRDMILTLAICHNVTPTFEDDELTYQAASPDEIAIVKFTESVGLSLFKRDRHSISLLHEHSGKTLNYEILQVFPFNSDSKRMGIIVRDEQLDEYWFMQKGADTVMSKIVESNDWLEEETGNMAREGLRTLVIGRKKLNKKIYEQFQKEYNDASLSMLNRDQQMSQVITKYLEHDLELLGLTGVEDKLQKDVKSSIELLRNAGIKIWMLTGDKVETARCVSISAKLISRGQYVHTITKVTRPEGAFNQLEYLKINRNACLLIDGESLGMFLKHYEQEFFDVVVHLPTVIACRCTPQQKADVALVIRKMTGKRVCCIGDGGNDVSMIQCADVGVGIVGKEGKQASLAADFSITQFCHLTELLLWHGRNSYKRSAKLAQFVMHRGLIIAICQAVYSICSLFEPIALYQGWLMVGYATCYTMAPVFSLTLDHDIEESLTKIYPELYKELTEGKSLSYKTFFVWVLLSLFQGSVIQLFSQAFTSLLDTDFTRMVAISFTALVVNELIMVALEIYTWNKTMLVTEIATLLFYIVSVPFLGDYFDLGYMTTVNYYAGLLVILLISIFPVWTAKAIYRRLHPPSYAKVQEFATP, encoded by the coding sequence ATGCCTAACCCTCCTTCATTTAAGTCACATAAGCAGAATTTATTCAACTCCAACAATAATCAACACGCAAACAGTGTAGATTCTTTTGACTTACATCTCGACGATTCATTTGACGCTGCTTTAGACAGTTTACAAATTAATAATAACCCAGAACCACTTAGTAAGCATAACACTGTTGGAGATAGGgaaagttttgaaatgaGAACAGTAGATGATTTAGACAATTTTTCTAACCATTCTTCGGATTCGCATCGTAAGTCTTCAAACACAGATACCCATCCTTTGATGTATGATAATCGCCTCTCGCAGGAtgataatttcaaatttactAATATTGCTTCGTCACCACCGTCGTCTTCaaacaatattttttcaaaagccCTCTCATATTTAAAAGTATCTAACACAAAAAACTGGTCCAAGTTTGGTTCACCCATAGAACTCAGTGATCAACACATCGAAAGAGAAATACATCCAGACACGACTCCTGTGTACGATAGGAATAGATACGTTTCGAATGAACTATCTAATGCCAAATATAATGCCGTTACTTTTGTGCCAACCCTATTATATGAACAgttcaaattcttttacaatttatactttttagTAGTTGCATTATCGCAGGCCGTTCCTGCACTAAGAATAGGGTATTTATCATCGTATATTGTACCTTTAGCATTTGTGCTGACAGTAACCATGGCAAAGGAAGCTATAGATGATATTCAGAGAAGGAGACGTGATAGAGAGTCAAACAATGAACTGTATCATGTAATAACGAGAAATCGTTCCATACCAAGCAAAGACTTAAAAGTTGGAGATCTCATAAAAGTCCATAAAGGTGATCGTATTCCCGCTGATTTGGTTCTTTTACAATCAAGTGAACCATCAGGCGAGTCATTTATCAAAACTGACCAACTAGATGGGGAGACTGACTGGAAACTACGTGTTGCCTGTCCCTTGACCCAAAATCTATCTGAAAATGACTTAATTAACAGAATTAGTATAACAGCCTCTGCTCCTGAGAAATCTATTCATAAATTTTTAGGTAAAGTTACCTATAAGGATTCCACTTCAAACCCTTTGTCTGTAGATAATACTCTATGGGCGAATACTGTTCTAGCTTCCAGTGGATTTTGTATTGCTTGTGTCGTCTACACTGGCAGAGATACTAGGCAAGCTATGAATACAACTACAGCTAAGGTTAAAACTGGCTTATTAGAGCTAGAAATTAACAGTATTTCCAAGATTCTTTGTGCATGTGTTTTTGCCCTGTCAATTCTTTTAGTTGCATTTGCCGGTTTCCACAATGACGACTGGTACATTGACATTTTGAGGTAtctgatattgttttctaCCATCATCCCTGTCTCTTTAAGAGTTAATTTAGATTTAGCCAAAAGTGTTTATGCACATCAGATCGAACACGATAAAACCATTCCTGAAACAATTGTTAGAACGAGTACAATTCCAGAGGATTTAGGCCGTATTGAATACCTTCTAAGCGACAAAACAGGGACGCTTACTCAGAATGATATgcaattgaagaaaatacacTTGGGTACTGTATCATACACGTCGGAAACATTAGACATTGTATCCGACTATGTACAATCTCTGGTGAGCTCTAAAAATGACTCTTTGAACAATTCTAAAGTTGCCTTATCAACAACAAGAAAGGATATGTCTTTTCGTGTACGTGATATGATTTTAACTCTAGCAATTTGCCATAACGTTACTCCCACTTTTGAGGATGACGAACTTACATATCAAGCGGCATCACCTGATGAAATTGCTATTGTTAAATTTACCGAGTCGGTTGGCTTatctcttttcaaaagagatCGCCattcaatttctttattacaCGAACATTCTGGTAAGACTTTAAATTACGAAATTTTACAAGTATTCCCATTTAATTCTGATTCTAAGCGTATGGGTATCATTGTTCGTGATGAGCAATTGGATGAATATTGGTTTATGCAAAAAGGGGCCGATACTGTCATGTCAAAAATTGTGGAAAGCAATGATTGGCTAGAGGAAGAAACAGGTAATATGGCTCGTGAAGGTCTACGTACTTTGGTTATCGGTCgtaaaaaattaaacaagaaaatttacgagcaatttcaaaaagaatacaaCGATGCCTCTTTGTCAATGCTAAATCGTGATCAACAGATGAGTCAAGTTATCACCAAGTATTTAGAGCATGATCTTGAATTATTGGGTCTAACTGGTGTAGAAGATAAGTTACAGAAGGATGTGAAGTCCTCTATCGAGTTATTAAGAAACGCAGGTATCAAGATTTGGATGCTGACAGGTGATAAAGTTGAAACTGCTCGTTGTGTTTCCATAAGTGCAAAATTAATATCTCGTGGCCAATATGTTCATACGATAACAAAAGTCACAAGACCGGAAGGTGCATTCAATCAGCTGGAGTATCTAAAAATCAATAGAAATGCTTGTCTTTTAATAGATGGTGAATCCCTGGGAatgtttttgaaacattACGAAcaggaattttttgatgtcGTGGTTCATTTACCCACTGTTATTGCTTGCCGTTGTACACCTCAACAGAAGGCAGACGTTGCTTTGGTAATTCGTAAAATGACGGGCAAAAGGGTATGCTGTATTGGTGATGGAGGTAACGATGTTAGTATGATTCAATGTGCAGATGTTGGCGTAGGGATTGTGGGTAAAGAAGGTAAACAAGCTTCTTTAGCTGCTGATTTTTCTATAACGCAATTTTGTCACCTCACCGAATTACTATTATGGCATGGTAGGAACTCTTACAAAAGATCTGCTAAATTGGCTCAATTTGTCATGCATAGAGGTTTAATCATTGCAATTTGCCAAGCGGTATATTCCATCTGTTCGTTGTTCGAACCTATTGCTCTTTATCAAGGTTGGTTAATGGTCGGTTATGCTACCTGCTATACAATGGCTCCAGTCTTTTCATTAACTCTTGATCACGATATCGAAGAGTCATTGACTAAAATATACCCAGAATTGTACAAAGAATTGACTGAAGGTAAGAGCTTATCATATAAGACGTTCTTTGTTTGGGTTCTATTATCGCTATTCCAAGGTTCTGTAATTCAATTATTTTCTCAGGCCTTTACGAGTTTATTAGATACTGATTTCACAAGGATGGTTGCTATCAGCTTCACTGCTTTGGTTGTAAATGAATTAATAATGGTTGCCTTAGAAATCTACACATGGAATAAAACAATGCTCGTCACTGAAATTGCTACTTTACTATTTTACATTGTATCGGTTCCATTTCTTGGCGATTATTTTGATTTAGGTTATATGACTACCGTAAATTACTATGCTGGACTTTTAGTTATATTACTCATCTCGATCTTTCCTGTCTGGACGGCAAAGGCAATTTATAGAAGGCTACATCCTCCAAGTTATGCAAAAGTGCAAGAGTTTGCCACTCCATAA
- the SYG1 gene encoding Syg1p (Plasma membrane hypothetical protein; targeted to vacuole via AP-3 pathway; truncation and overexpression suppresses lethality of G-alpha protein deficiency): MKFADHLTESAIPEWRDKYIDYKVGKKKLRRYKEKLDAEEEQSSSYRSWMPSVSVYQTAFQQREPGKSRSDGDYRSGPAFKKDYSALQREFVADFIEDWLISFQLSKCNEFYLWLLKECDKKFEVLQSQLHYYSLQKNYERDNLNRSSSNVDMSTSLYAAGLAGRSDSRVNSIDSDSRSVMYGSMPCTKEAKKPRLSLLAYCQKVLKDNRLLPSWPKRGFSLLQDLRQDASSRGRETFAFGASFLETMTTTQARNLLSNAIIEYYLYLQLVKSFRDINVTGFRKMVKKFDKTCHTRELTTFMSYARTHYTLFKHADANVQLVAQKMQQITSSQPTPTSELSSAQRDKEPITWLETQITEWFTTALTNSPKDRKHNTHKLKKLTIQYSISEQMVHRNNRSIVQMLVVGLGIGVSMTLITYTLYLGISSEETSFTHKILFPLWGGWYMVLLIAFLFLVNCFIWHRTGINYRFIMLGEIQSKNGTQFFNNDFATSKIPLKLYFLTFFIVPCAVCSMLSFALEKLTPLGFLYIGIVSFLFLCPSGLIPYWDKVVHTRKWLVVTLIRLMMSGFFPVEFGDFFLGDIICSLTYSIADIAMFFCVYSHTPNNLCGSSHSRAMGVLSCLPSYWRFMQCLRRFADSGDWFPHLLNAAKYTLGIAYNATLCAYRLSDRSEQRRTPFIVCATLNSILTSAWDLVMDWSFAHNTTSYNWLLRDDLYLAGKKNWENGSYSFSRKLVYYFAMIWDILIRFEWIVYAIAPQTIQQSAVTSFILALLEVLRRFVWIIFRVENEHVANVHLFRVTGDAPLPYPIAQVGDDSMDSSDLGSKAFSSLNDIPITPSHDNNPHSFAEPMPAYRGTFRRRSSVFENISRSIPWAHATDFQRPTVNTVDDRSPETDSESEVESIM, translated from the coding sequence ATGAAGTTTGCTGACCATCTAACCGAGTCTGCCATCCCGGAATGGAGGGACAAATATATTGATTATAAGGTCGGCAAGAAGAAGCTTCGCCGCTACAAGGAGAAGCTGGATGCCGAAGAAGAGCAATCCAGCTCCTACCGGAGCTGGATGCCCTCTGTGTCGGTATACCAGACTGCATTTCAGCAGAGAGAGCCCGGCAAAAGTCGCAGCGACGGAGACTATCGCTCCGGACCTGCGTTCAAGAAGGACTATTCTGCTTTGCAGAGGGAGTTCGTTGCTGACTTCATTGAAGACTGGTTGATCTCGTTCCAGTTGAGTAAGTGTAACGAGTTTTACCTTTGGTTGCTAAAGGAGTGCGACAAGAAGTTTGAGGTTTTACAGTCGCAACTGCACTATTACTCGCTGCAGAAGAATTATGAGCGCGACAACTTGAACCGGTCTAGTTCGAATGTTGACATGTCCACGAGTCTATATGCGGCAGGGCTTGCTGGTCGTTCTGACTCCAGGGTCAATAGCATCGACAGCGATAGCCGGTCTGTTATGTATGGGTCAATGCCCTGCACCAAAGAGGCCAAGAAGCCGCGTTTGTCGCTGCTAGCGTACTGTCAGAAAGTTCTTAAGGACAATAGGCTGCTGCCATCGTGGCCCAAACGTGGATTTTCTCTGCTACAGGACTTGAGACAGGATGCGTCCTCAAGAGGCCGCGAGACGTTTGCTTTTGGCGCTTCTTTTCTGGAGACTATGACGACAACCCAGGCTAGAAACTTGTTAAGCAACGCTATAATCGAGTACTATCTGTACTTGCAATTGGTCAAATCGTTCCGGGATATCAACGTCACCGGGTTCCGTAAAATGGTCAAGAAATTCGACAAAACGTGTCACACAAGAGAGCTGACCACGTTCATGTCGTACGCCAGGACCCACTACACCCTTTTCAAGCACGCGGATGCCAACGTGCAGTTGGTGGCACAGAAGATGCAACAAATAACCAGTTCGCAACCAACACCCACTTCGGAGCTCTCTTCCGCCCAAAGAGACAAAGAGCCCATCACTTGGTTGGAAACGCAGATCACCGAGTGGTTCACCACTGCGTTGACCAATTCGCCTAAGGACAGGAAGCACAATACCCAtaagttgaagaaattgaccATTCAGTACTCTATCTCCGAACAAATGGTTCATAGAAACAACAGATCGATTGTGCAGATGCTGGTTGTCGGGCTGGGCATAGGTGTGTCAATGACTTTGATCACTTACACTTTGTATTTGGGCATTAGCTCTGAAGAAACGTCATTTACGCACAAGATTCTGTTCCCACTGTGGGGTGGTTGGTACATGGTTTTGTTGATCGCGTTTCTCTTTCTTGTTAATTGTTTTATCTGGCATAGAACCGGGATTAATTATAGATTTATTATGCTGGGTGAGATTCAATCCAAGAATGGTACgcaatttttcaacaatgaTTTTGCCACGAGTAAAATTCCGCTCAAGTTGTATTTCTTGACATTCTTCATAGTACCTTGTGCGGTCTGTTCCATGTTAAGTTTCGCTTTGGAGAAGCTCACACCCTTAGGCTTTTTATATATTGGTATTGTGtctttcttatttttatgtcCCTCTGGTCTAATTCCATATTGGGACAAAGTTGTACACACTAGAAAATGGCTGGTGGTTACTCTTATTAGACTGATGATGTCTGGTTTTTTCCCTGTTGAGTTTggtgatttctttttgggaGATATTATTTGTTCGTTGACGTATTCTATTGCCGATATTGCCATGTTCTTCTGTGTTTACTCTCATACGCCCAACAATCTATGTGGCTCTTCACATTCCAGAGCAATGGGTGTTTTATCATGTTTACCAAGTTATTGGAGATTCATGCAATGTTTACGAAGATTTGCTGATTCCGGTGATTGGTTCCCTCATCTTTTGAACGCGGCGAAATACACTTTGGGTATAGCGTATAATGCCACACTTTGTGCTTACAGATTGTCAGACCGTTCTGAACAAAGGAGAACCCCTTTTATCGTGTGCGCTACGTTGAATTCGATCCTTACTTCCGCCTGGGATTTAGTTATGGATTGGTCCTTTGCTCACAATACTACTTCTTACAATTGGTTGCTAAGAGACGACTTGTATTTAGctggtaaaaaaaattgggaAAACGGCAGTTATTCATTCAGTAGGAAGTTAGTTTATTACTTTGCTATGATTTGGGATATCCTCATTAGATTTGAGTGGATTGTATACGCAATTGCTCCTCAAACAATTCAGCAGAGTGCTGTGACGTCGTTTATATTGGCCCTTTTGGAGGTTTTAAGAAGATTCGTTTGGATCATCTTCAGAGTCGAAAATGAACATGTTGCCAATGTTCACCTATTCAGGGTTACCGGTGACGCTCCTCTGCCTTATCCAATTGCGCAGGTCGGTGATGATTCTATGGATAGTAGTGATTTGGGTTCAAAAGCCTTTTCATCACTTAACGACATACCTATCACGCCTTCACATGACAATAATCCTCACAGTTTTGCCGAACCTATGCCCGCTTACCGTGGGACTTTCAGAAGAAGGTCCTCCGTGTTTGAGAACATTTCGAGATCCATTCCTTGGGCACATGCAACTGATTTCCAAAGACCAACTGTCAATACCGTGGATGATAGGTCTCCCGAAACAGATAGTGAAAGTGAAGTGGAAAGTATTATGTGA
- a CDS encoding uncharacterized protein (hypothetical protein; identified by expression profiling and mass spectrometry), with translation MMCVCIPKKKLMDWRVYYIYSYVVCLYMCGSDCACICVLACVVQCVCFNVEMRL, from the coding sequence ATGATGTGCGTCTGTatcccaaaaaaaaaactaatgGATTGGCGCGTGtactatatatattcatatGTCGTGTGTTTGTATATGTGTGGGAGTGATTGTGCGTGTATATGTGTGTTGGCGTGTGTGGTACAATGTGTGTGTTTTAATGTAGAAATGAGGTTGTAG
- the MET30 gene encoding ubiquitin-binding SDF ubiquitin ligase complex subunit MET30 (Nuclear F-box protein and subunit of the SCF-Met30 Ub-ligase complex; controls the cell cycle, sulfur metabolism, and methionine biosynthesis as part of the SCF-Met30 Ub-ligase complex; sulfide-sensor that represses the activity of Met4p in response to sulfur abundance; involved in the turnover of Cdk-inhibitory kinase Swe1p; Cdc48p catalyzes dissociation of Met30p from the SCF complex in response to cadmium stress; contains a WD40 repeat region with cysteines that sense sulfur availability), with protein MRRERQRMMSFEDKDKDDLDNSNSNNSSEMTDTAMMPPLKRLLITGSSDDLAQGSSGKKKMTMATRSPSSSPDLATNDSGTRVQPLPEYNFTKFCYRHNPDIQFSPTHTACYKQDLKRTQEINANIAKLPLQEQSDIHHIISKYSNSNDKIRKLILDGILSTSCFPQLSYISSLVTHMIKIDFISILPQELSLKILSYLDCQSLCNATRVCRKWQKLADDDRVWYHMCEQHIDRKCPNCGWGLPLLHMKRARIQQNSTGSSSNADIQTQTTRPWKVIYRERFKVESNWRKGHCRIQEFKGHMDGVLTLQFNYRLLFTGSYDSTIGIWDLFTGKLIRRLSGHSDGVKTLYFDDRKLITGSLDKTIRVWNYITGECISTYRGHSDSVLSVDSYQKVIVSGSADKTVKVWHVESRTCYTLRGHTEWVNCVKLHPKSFSCFSCSDDTTIRMWDIRTNSCLKVFRGHVGQVQKIIPLTIKDVENLATDNTSDGSSPQDDPTMTDGADESDTPSNEQETVLDENIPYPTHLLSCGLDNTIKLWDVKTGKCIRTQFGHVEGVWDIAADNFRIISGSHDGSIKVWDLQSGKCMHTFNGRRLQRETQHTQTQSLGDKVAPIACVCIGDSECFSGDEFGCVKMYKFDLND; from the coding sequence ATGAGGAGAGAGAGGCAAAGGATGATGAGTTTCGAGGACAAGGACAAGGACGACCTTGACAAtagtaatagtaataaCAGCAGTGAAATGACAGATACGGCGATGATGCCACCATTAAAGAGATTGCTTATTACGGGCAGTAGCGATGATTTGGCACAAGGATCATCGggtaagaagaagatgacgatggCGACGAGGTCGCCATCGTCATCACCCGATTTGGCGACAAACGACAGCGGCACTAGGGTACAGCCATTGCCAGAATATAACTTCACCAAGTTCTGCTATCGGCATAACCCGGACATTCAGTTCTCACCAACTCATACAGCGTGCTACAAGCAGGATTTGAAACGAACGCAAGAGATTAATGCTAATATCGCGAAGCTACCCCTGCAGGAGCAATCCGACATCCACCACATTATCTCGAAGTACAGCAATTCCAATGACAAGATACGGAAGCTGATTCTGGATGGGATCCTATCGACGAGTTGCTTCCCACAGCTTTCCTACATTTCGTCACTCGTTACACACATGATCAAGATCGACTTCATCAGCATTCTGCCGCAGGAGCTGTCGCTGAAGATCTTGAGTTATCTGGATTGCCAATCTCTTTGCAACGCCACGAGAGTGTGCCGCAAGTGGCAGAAGCTCGCGGATGACGACAGGGTATGGTACCACATGTGCGAGCAGCACATAGACAGGAAATGTCCCAACTGTGGCTGGGGGCTGCCTCTTTTGCACATGAAACGTGCGCGGATACAACAGAATAGTACAGGATCTAGCAGCAACGCAGATATCCAGACGCAAACTACGCGACCTTGGAAAGTCATCTACAGAGAACGGTTCAAAGTGGAGTCAAACTGGAGAAAGGGCCACTGCAGGATTCAGGAATTCAAGGGCCACATGGATGGTGTGTTAACGCTCCAGTTTAACTACAGGCTTTTGTTCACAGGCTCGTACGACTCCACCATAGGTATATGGGACTTATTCACGGGGAAGCTAATACGAAGGCTCAGCGGCCATTCGGACGGCGTCAAGACATTATATTTTGACGATAGAAAGCTGATTACGGGCTCGCTCGACAAGACGATCCGTGTTTGGAACTACATAACCGGTGAATGCATTTCCACGTATCGAGGCCACTCGGATAGCGTTCTGAGCGTAGATTCATACCAGAAGGTTATCGTTTCCGGCAGTGCTGACAAGACGGTCAAGGTATGGCACGTGGAGTCCAGGACATGCTACACCTTGAGAGGCCACACGGAATGGGTTAATTGCGTCAAATTGCATCCGAAAAGCTTTTCATGTTTTAGTTGCAGTGACGATACCACAATCCGAATGTGGGATATCAGGACCAATTCATGCCTAAAAGTGTTCAGGGGTCATGTAGGGCAGGTGCAAAAGATCATACCGCTTACCATTAAGGATGTAGAGAATCTAGCCACCGACAACACTTCTGATGGCAGCTCTCCGCAGGATGACCCAACAATGACTGATGGTGCAGACGAATCAGACACACCGTCGAACGAGCAAGAAACTGTCTTAGATGAAAACATACCTTATCCAACACATCTACTATCTTGCGGACTGGATAACACAATCAAACTATGGGACGTCAAAACCGGTAAATGCATAAGAACACAGTTTGGGCACGTGGAAGGTGTTTGGGACATCGCCGCTGACAACTTCAGAATTATAAGTGGTTCTCACGACGGAAGCATTAAGGTCTGGGACTTGCAAAGCGGGAAGTGTATGCACACGTTCAACGGTCGAAGACTACAAAGAGAAACTCAGCACACACAAACACAATCCTTGGGTGATAAAGTCGCCCCTATCGCTTGTGTTTGTATTGGAGATTCAGAATGCTTTAGTGGTGATGAATTTGGGTGCGTAAAAATGTACAAATTCGATCTCAATGATTAG
- the PIG2 gene encoding putative protein phosphatase regulator PIG2 (Putative type-1 protein phosphatase targeting subunit; tethers Glc7p type-1 protein phosphatase to Gsy2p glycogen synthase; PIG2 has a paralog, GIP2, that arose from the whole genome duplication): MATTTQPQNILMDEPLNLPNNSAHNNNYGNINANIRTFAGMSMHMHPARLNSLEFLHKPRRLSNVKLHRLPQDELQRNTDMNKGMYFNGKQVHAHHPFINSGANFNAHHQDVSKLGEEEDEISPLSHDNFQYESEENGNPSPPIYKKSGELVKSSLKRRSKSLPITPKSIFNKTGSKSKHVNLDHVDTRLLQRSKSVHFDRVLPIKLFNENEKPIDVGKQMVQQDVLNFKHKPLTRLSALNGGSDSVPIEDLLSENNQNEYGDTWLQNPKGVFLFGTNSNNRRNKKKKFKLSDDDSDIENDNDSDDAINRLVRQQDKDQAHLAHGLKNLLINDDDDYLETRTNSAKSGANLFIGNSKRIVGLYNKNFPILSDRNRKSLKLNIFLNLSRGRPVFLQEITLLTGFHNMVIIGKVFVKNIYFDKKIIVRYTWDAWRTFHESECVYFSNANGILPGSNMDIFKFSIDDIHNPNDKDSNISQLEFCIQYLTWGVDRSRKEYWDNNDSANYKIDVVTNETRTGPTTDVNDNYEMKHSLFRNPFH; the protein is encoded by the coding sequence ATGGCCACCACCACGCAACCACAAAATATACTGATGGATGAACCTTTAAATCTTCCTAATAACAGTGCCCACAACAATAACTATGGAAACATAAATGCGAATATAAGAACTTTTGCTGGTATGAGCATGCACATGCACCCTGCCAGGCTGAACTCTCTGGAGTTTTTGCACAAGCCCAGGAGACTATCTAATGTAAAACTGCACAGATTACCTCAGGACGAGcttcaaagaaatacgGACATGAATAAGGGAATGTATTTTAATGGGAAACAAGTTCATGCCCATCACCCGTTTATAAATTCTGGAGCGAACTTTAACGCACATCATCAAGACGTCAGTAAATTAGGCGAGGAGGAAGACGAAATCTCTCCTCTATCACATGATAATTTCCAGTATGAATCCGAGGAAAATGGTAATCCTTCACCTCCCATTTACAAGAAATCTGGAGAACTGGTTAAGAGTTCattaaaaagaagatcCAAGTCCCTACCCATTACTCCCAAATCTATATTCAACAAAACTGGCTCTAAGAGTAAACATGTCAATTTAGATCATGTAGATACTAGGCTATTGCAAAGAAGTAAAAGTGTCCATTTCGATCGTGTTTTACCAATAAAGCTGttcaatgaaaatgagaaacCCATAGATGTTGGCAAACAAATGGTTCAACAAGATGTTCTGAATTTCAAGCATAAGCCTTTGACGAGACTAAGTGCCCTTAATGGCGGTAGTGATAGCGTACCTATAGAAGATTTACTATCTGAAAACAACCAAAACGAATATGGAGATACATGGCTACAAAACCCGAAGGGTGTATTCCTATTTGGTACAAATTCTAATAATCgtagaaataaaaaaaagaagtttAAACTAAGTGACGATGACAgtgatattgaaaatgacaaTGATAGTGACGACGCTATAAACCGTTTAGTAAGGCAACAAGACAAAGACCAAGCTCATCTTGCGCACGGgttgaagaatttgttAATAAACGATGACGACGATTATTTagaaacaagaacaaattcTGCTAAATCAGGAGCCAACTTGTTTATTGGAAACTCTAAAAGAATTGTTGGTCTTTACAACAAGAACTTTCCAATATTAAGTGACAGGAACCGTAAGAGTTTAAAACTTAACATATTTCTGAATCTTTCCCGTGGAAGGCCCGTTTTTTTGCAAGAAATTACGCTACTAACTGGCTTCCACAACATGGTTATAATTGGCAAAGTCTTTGTGAAAAACATATACTTTGATAAGAAGATTATCGTAAGATATACATGGGATGCATGGAGAACTTTTCATGAATCAGAATGCGTGTATTTTTCTAATGCCAATGGCATCTTACCAGGAAGCAATATGGATATTTTTAAGTTCTCCATTGATGATATACACAATCCAAATGATAAAGATAGCAATATATCACAATTGGAGTTTTGTATTCAATACTTAACTTGGGGCGTTGATCGTTCTAGGAAGGAATATTGGGACAATAATGATTCGGCAAACTATAAAATTGACGTGGTAACGAATGAAACGAGGACAGGGCCCACAACAGACGTCAATGATAACTACGAGATGAAACATAGTCTTTTCAGAAACCCATTccattaa